One segment of Candidatus Rokuibacteriota bacterium DNA contains the following:
- a CDS encoding CoA transferase, producing MGPLTGLRVVEVGELVSAPYAAKCFADLGAEVVKVEPPTGEWARRHGPFLNDAPHLERSGLFLLLNTNKLGIALDLGREAGRGILDRLLVEADLLIENLHPDDARPLGLDPDAVGRRFPRLVHVSISCFGHRGPWRSWRGHALHAGAAGGASVVIGEPGRAPLPFPASQPDYQGGINGACGAMLALFARQKTGRGQHVDVATTEAMAFYGGITSPLYTETGLPWRRSGHRASGSGGFYPYAILPTRDGYFCLITRSGHPWKRFLEALGNPTWTRDARYRDRAAMGREYPDEVDALLVPYLRERTSAELQELCRRHAIPFAPVRTTEEVARCPQLAARDFFVQIARAEVGALTYPGAPWKFSKTPWRLLRPAPLLGEHTDLVLGRLGVSPTELASLRREGIIA from the coding sequence GTGGGGCCCCTGACAGGCCTTCGTGTGGTGGAGGTCGGAGAGCTCGTCTCGGCCCCATACGCCGCCAAGTGCTTCGCCGATCTCGGCGCCGAAGTCGTGAAGGTCGAGCCGCCGACCGGCGAGTGGGCGCGGCGCCACGGACCCTTCCTGAACGACGCGCCCCACCTCGAGCGGAGCGGGCTCTTCCTCCTCCTGAACACTAACAAGCTGGGCATCGCGCTGGATCTGGGCCGCGAAGCGGGCCGGGGGATCCTCGACCGCCTCCTGGTCGAGGCGGACCTGTTGATCGAGAACCTTCACCCCGACGACGCTCGGCCCCTGGGCCTGGACCCCGACGCGGTCGGCCGTCGTTTCCCCAGGCTCGTTCACGTCTCGATCTCCTGCTTCGGCCACCGGGGTCCCTGGCGGAGCTGGCGCGGCCATGCCCTCCACGCCGGCGCTGCGGGCGGCGCGAGCGTGGTGATCGGCGAGCCCGGTCGCGCGCCGCTGCCGTTTCCGGCGTCCCAGCCGGACTACCAGGGGGGGATCAACGGCGCGTGCGGCGCGATGCTGGCCCTCTTTGCGCGCCAGAAGACCGGCAGGGGCCAGCACGTGGACGTGGCCACCACCGAAGCGATGGCCTTCTACGGGGGGATCACCTCACCGCTCTACACCGAGACCGGCCTGCCGTGGCGGCGCTCGGGACACCGCGCGTCGGGATCGGGGGGCTTCTACCCGTACGCGATCCTGCCGACGCGCGACGGCTACTTCTGTCTGATCACCCGCTCGGGCCACCCCTGGAAGCGCTTCCTTGAGGCGTTGGGAAATCCCACATGGACCCGGGATGCCCGGTACCGCGATCGGGCTGCCATGGGGCGCGAGTATCCTGACGAGGTGGATGCGCTCCTCGTCCCCTACTTGAGGGAGCGCACGAGCGCCGAGCTCCAGGAGCTCTGCCGACGCCACGCCATTCCGTTCGCGCCGGTCCGCACGACCGAGGAGGTCGCCCGCTGTCCCCAGCTCGCGGCTCGAGACTTCTTCGTCCAGATCGCGCGGGCGGAGGTGGGGGCGCTCACGTATCCCGGCGCTCCGTGGAAATTTTCCAAAACCCCGTGGCGGCTCCTCCGGCCCGCGCCGCTCCTCGGCGAGCACACGGACCTGGTCCTGGGACGCCTCGGTGTCTCCCCCACCGAGCTCGCCTCGCTTCGCCGGGAAGGGATCATCGCGTGA